A DNA window from Streptomyces canus contains the following coding sequences:
- a CDS encoding glycoside hydrolase family 2 TIM barrel-domain containing protein → MSFRTTTAIDYVEDVSPGSGALPPRAWYASSDAKALPLDGAWRFRLSATADAEDDSFAEEGYDADGWAEVTVPGHWVLQGDGAFGLPIYTNHLYPFPVDPPHVPTENPTGDHLRVFDLPEDWPALSEGGAVIRFDGVESCARVWLNGTDIGEFKGSRLAHEFAVGHLLKPKGNVLAVRVHQWSAGSYLEDQDQWWLPGIFREVTLVHRPAGGVLDFFVHASYDHLTGEGTLRVDSDVDGRVLVPALDIDVATGETATTLVAPWSAESPRLYDGELVTEGERVPLRIGFRTVVLEDGLIKVNGKAVLFKGVNRHEWHPEKGRTLDLETMRQDVLLMKRHNINAVRTSHYPPHPAFLDLCDEYGLWVIDECDLETHGFTEQDWRDNPVDDDRWTPALLDRAARMVERDKNHPSIVFWSLGNEAGTGRGLTAMAEWIHARDSSRLVHYEGDWNCRDTDVYSRMYANHAEVERIGKELDGGTHKRRALPFIQCEYGHAMGNGPGGIADYQELFEKYDRLQGGFIWEWIDHGVKHAELGYAYGGDFGEELHDGNFVCDGLIFPDRTPSPGLIEYKKVIEPVRIDGADGTVRITNTYDFADLSQLAFEWSYQVDGETVEAGTLSVPALAPGESADLKLPEPPAHESAEAQWTVRALLASDTAWAPKDHVVAWGQFPATVPVRPSVAPTDRPVRGEKLITLGPASFDGRTGALKAIGGVAVESPRLDVWRATTDNDEGTEWDSGIRYSTLWRTLGLHRMQHRLDSVELGEDALTVRTRVAPAAREVGLAAVYRWTSDGSRLRLTVSVGPEGEWTQPLPRLGIRLGLPEADQVKWFGGGPGEAYPDTRKASMVGRWQASVDELQTPYLRPQENGARADVRWVELGGLRIEGDPEFSFTARRWTTEQLDAAAHLTDLTPGDTVWVNLDHGHHGIGSQSCGPGPLPQYHLRAEPAEFSFVFSVL, encoded by the coding sequence ATGTCTTTCCGCACCACCACGGCCATCGACTACGTCGAGGACGTATCCCCGGGCAGCGGGGCCCTCCCGCCCCGCGCCTGGTACGCCTCCTCCGACGCGAAGGCCCTGCCCCTCGACGGCGCCTGGCGCTTCAGGCTCTCGGCGACCGCCGACGCCGAGGACGACTCCTTCGCCGAGGAGGGATACGACGCCGACGGCTGGGCCGAGGTCACGGTCCCCGGGCACTGGGTCCTCCAGGGAGACGGGGCCTTCGGGCTGCCCATCTACACCAACCACCTCTACCCCTTCCCGGTGGACCCGCCGCACGTCCCCACCGAGAACCCGACCGGTGACCACCTGCGCGTCTTCGACCTGCCGGAGGACTGGCCCGCTCTCTCCGAGGGCGGCGCCGTGATCCGGTTCGACGGTGTCGAGTCCTGCGCCCGGGTCTGGCTCAACGGCACGGACATCGGCGAGTTCAAGGGCTCCCGCCTCGCGCACGAGTTCGCCGTCGGTCATCTGCTGAAGCCGAAGGGCAACGTCCTCGCGGTCCGGGTGCACCAGTGGTCGGCCGGGTCCTACCTGGAGGACCAGGACCAGTGGTGGCTGCCGGGCATCTTCCGCGAGGTGACCCTGGTGCACCGTCCGGCGGGCGGTGTCCTCGACTTCTTCGTGCACGCCTCCTACGACCACCTCACGGGCGAGGGCACCCTGCGTGTCGACTCCGACGTCGACGGGCGGGTGCTCGTGCCCGCCCTCGACATCGATGTCGCCACCGGTGAGACGGCGACCACCCTGGTGGCACCCTGGAGCGCCGAGAGCCCCCGGCTCTACGACGGCGAGCTGGTCACCGAGGGCGAGCGGGTCCCGCTCAGGATCGGCTTCCGTACGGTCGTCCTCGAAGACGGTCTGATCAAGGTCAACGGCAAGGCGGTCCTGTTCAAGGGCGTCAACCGGCACGAGTGGCACCCGGAGAAGGGCCGCACCCTCGACCTGGAGACCATGCGCCAGGACGTGCTGCTGATGAAGCGGCACAACATCAACGCCGTGCGCACCTCGCACTACCCGCCGCACCCGGCCTTCCTGGACCTGTGCGACGAGTACGGCCTGTGGGTCATCGACGAGTGCGACCTGGAGACCCACGGTTTCACCGAGCAGGACTGGCGGGACAACCCCGTCGACGACGACCGCTGGACCCCGGCCCTCCTGGACCGCGCGGCCCGCATGGTCGAGCGGGACAAGAACCACCCCTCGATCGTCTTCTGGTCGCTGGGCAACGAGGCCGGCACCGGCCGCGGCCTGACCGCGATGGCCGAGTGGATCCACGCCCGTGACTCCTCGCGCCTGGTGCACTACGAGGGCGACTGGAACTGCCGGGACACCGACGTGTACTCGCGGATGTACGCGAACCACGCCGAGGTGGAGAGAATCGGCAAGGAGCTCGACGGCGGCACCCACAAGCGCCGCGCACTCCCCTTCATCCAGTGCGAGTACGGCCACGCCATGGGCAACGGCCCCGGTGGCATCGCCGACTACCAGGAACTCTTCGAGAAGTACGACCGTCTCCAGGGCGGCTTCATCTGGGAGTGGATCGACCACGGCGTCAAGCACGCCGAGCTGGGCTACGCCTACGGCGGCGACTTCGGCGAGGAGCTGCACGACGGCAACTTCGTCTGCGACGGCCTGATCTTCCCGGACCGCACGCCCTCCCCCGGCCTGATCGAGTACAAGAAGGTCATCGAGCCGGTCCGCATCGACGGCGCCGACGGAACCGTACGGATCACCAACACGTACGACTTCGCCGACCTGTCCCAGCTCGCCTTCGAGTGGTCGTACCAGGTGGACGGCGAGACGGTCGAGGCCGGCACGCTCTCGGTGCCGGCGCTGGCGCCCGGGGAGTCGGCGGACCTGAAGCTGCCGGAGCCGCCCGCGCACGAGTCCGCGGAGGCGCAGTGGACGGTGCGGGCGCTGCTGGCGTCCGACACGGCCTGGGCGCCGAAGGACCACGTCGTCGCGTGGGGACAGTTCCCGGCGACCGTGCCTGTACGGCCCTCCGTCGCGCCCACCGACCGGCCGGTGCGCGGCGAGAAGCTGATCACCCTGGGTCCGGCGTCCTTCGATGGCCGTACCGGCGCCCTCAAGGCGATCGGCGGGGTCGCCGTCGAGAGCCCGCGTCTGGATGTGTGGCGGGCGACGACCGACAACGACGAGGGCACGGAGTGGGACTCCGGCATCCGCTACAGCACGCTGTGGCGGACCCTGGGCCTGCACCGGATGCAGCACCGGCTGGACTCGGTGGAGCTGGGCGAGGACGCGCTGACCGTCCGGACCCGGGTCGCACCCGCCGCCCGCGAGGTGGGGCTCGCCGCCGTGTACCGCTGGACCTCGGACGGCTCGCGGCTCCGCCTGACGGTGTCCGTCGGCCCCGAGGGCGAGTGGACCCAGCCGCTGCCCCGGCTCGGCATCCGGCTCGGGCTCCCCGAGGCCGACCAGGTGAAGTGGTTCGGCGGCGGCCCCGGCGAGGCCTACCCGGACACCAGGAAGGCGTCCATGGTCGGGCGCTGGCAGGCGAGCGTGGACGAGCTTCAGACGCCGTATCTGCGCCCGCAGGAGAACGGCGCCCGCGCCGACGTCCGCTGGGTGGAGCTCGGCGGTCTGCGGATCGAGGGCGACCCGGAGTTCTCCTTCACCGCCCGGCGCTGGACGACCGAGCAGTTGGACGCGGCCGCTCACCTCACCGACCTCACCCCCGGTGACACGGTCTGGGTCAACCTCGACCACGGCCACCACGGCATCGGCTCGCAGTCCTGCGGACCGGGCCCGCTGCCGCAGTACCACCTGCGGGCCGAGCCGGCGGAGTTCTCGTTCGTCTTCTCGGTGCTCTGA
- a CDS encoding carbohydrate ABC transporter permease: protein MTTTAPQVGKERRKKRGGVLGNTGLYVGVSVAALLFLLPFYLILRNSLSTDPEITGENWKLLPSFQWGNISELFDDPTVDFARSMWNSTVIAVSMTIGTLLICSLAGYGLARIPYKHANKVFYVVLVTLMVPTAVTFVPSFVLVSSLGWIDTYRGLIIPGLFSGFTCFLFRQYFLGFPKELEEAARVDGLGYWGAYWRIVVPNSLNFFAAMATITFISGWNAFLWPLVIGQDPSSWTVQVALSSFTTNQTVNFHLIFMATAISILPLLFVFLFLQRWLVQGIAQTGIKG, encoded by the coding sequence GTGACCACCACCGCACCTCAGGTGGGCAAGGAGCGCCGCAAGAAGCGCGGAGGCGTCCTCGGCAACACGGGCCTGTACGTCGGCGTCAGCGTCGCCGCCCTGCTCTTCCTGCTCCCCTTCTACCTGATCCTCCGCAACTCCCTCTCCACGGACCCGGAGATCACGGGCGAGAACTGGAAGCTGCTCCCCTCCTTCCAGTGGGGCAACATCAGCGAGCTGTTCGACGACCCGACGGTCGACTTCGCCAGGTCCATGTGGAACTCGACGGTGATCGCCGTCTCCATGACCATCGGCACCCTGCTGATCTGCTCCCTGGCCGGCTACGGGCTGGCGCGTATCCCCTACAAGCACGCCAACAAGGTCTTCTACGTCGTCCTCGTGACCCTGATGGTCCCAACCGCCGTCACCTTCGTGCCCAGCTTCGTTCTGGTCTCGTCCCTCGGCTGGATCGACACCTACCGCGGTCTGATCATCCCGGGCCTGTTCAGTGGTTTCACCTGCTTCCTGTTCCGGCAGTACTTCCTCGGGTTTCCGAAGGAGCTGGAGGAGGCGGCACGCGTGGACGGGCTCGGTTACTGGGGCGCATACTGGCGCATTGTCGTACCCAACTCGCTGAACTTTTTCGCGGCGATGGCCACGATCACGTTCATCAGCGGCTGGAACGCCTTCCTGTGGCCGTTGGTCATCGGCCAGGACCCGAGCTCCTGGACCGTCCAGGTCGCACTGTCCTCCTTCACGACCAACCAGACCGTCAACTTCCACCTGATCTTCATGGCCACCGCCATTTCCATCCTGCCCCTGCTGTTCGTGTTCCTCTTCCTCCAGCGCTGGCTGGTCCAGGGGATCGCGCAGACCGGCATCAAGGGCTGA
- a CDS encoding carbohydrate ABC transporter permease, with translation MSTTTTRGVAQPAPAKASPARPRRGLRGNPTFNFWLFTGPFLIGLVIFVFVPIVWSIWLSFFDARFTVTPSKFIGLDNYKSMLTNSNFTGSLVTFTVFAALIVPLTWALSLGLAMLVHRLRFMRAFFRSVFFLPTAVSYVAAALIWKMSIFTGVRFGLMNTVLGWFGVENIAYLSDPNPPWYWLVIVTVRLWLQSGFYMILFLAALQNIPAELYEAAAIDGAKPGWQTFRYITLPQLRATSTAVILLLLVAAYQAFDEFYNIVTTKATWGQTPLMVLYKTALGENQDYGAGSAGAVILTLLICLVTLLQGKFMGFGRGEDSK, from the coding sequence ATGTCGACCACCACCACGCGCGGGGTCGCCCAGCCCGCCCCGGCCAAGGCCTCACCGGCCCGGCCGCGGCGGGGTCTACGGGGCAACCCGACCTTCAACTTCTGGCTCTTCACCGGGCCGTTCCTCATCGGCCTGGTGATCTTCGTCTTCGTGCCGATCGTCTGGAGCATCTGGCTCAGCTTCTTCGACGCGCGCTTCACCGTCACGCCGAGCAAGTTCATCGGCCTCGACAACTACAAGAGCATGCTGACGAACTCCAACTTCACCGGTTCCCTGGTGACGTTCACGGTGTTCGCCGCGCTCATCGTGCCGCTCACCTGGGCCCTGTCCCTGGGCCTGGCGATGCTGGTGCACCGGCTGCGGTTCATGCGGGCGTTCTTCCGGTCGGTGTTCTTCCTGCCGACCGCCGTGTCCTACGTCGCCGCCGCGCTGATCTGGAAGATGTCCATCTTCACCGGTGTCCGCTTCGGCCTGATGAACACGGTGCTCGGCTGGTTCGGCGTCGAGAACATCGCCTACCTGTCCGACCCGAACCCGCCCTGGTACTGGCTGGTCATCGTGACCGTACGCCTGTGGCTGCAGTCCGGCTTCTACATGATCCTGTTCCTGGCCGCGTTGCAGAACATCCCGGCGGAGCTGTACGAGGCCGCCGCGATCGACGGCGCCAAGCCGGGCTGGCAGACCTTCCGGTACATCACGCTGCCGCAGCTGCGCGCCACCTCCACCGCGGTGATTCTGCTGCTGCTCGTCGCCGCCTACCAGGCGTTCGACGAGTTCTACAACATCGTCACGACCAAGGCGACCTGGGGTCAGACACCGCTCATGGTCCTGTACAAGACCGCCCTCGGCGAGAACCAGGACTACGGCGCCGGCAGCGCGGGGGCCGTCATCCTCACGTTGCTGATCTGCCTCGTCACGCTCCTTCAGGGCAAGTTCATGGGCTTCGGAAGGGGGGAGGACTCCAAGTGA
- a CDS encoding ABC transporter substrate-binding protein: MSALSNSNWNRRNVLQAAMGLAAAGGLAACGGNTGRSGGGSGDALTQYFHAYGEAGTEQAIKRYAAAYKKADVKTNWITGSNFESALFAALLTKKAPDVFEFHPQIQMVKSGQVADLSDIINPVKDDFNPADIKSHTVDGKIYGVRMIDDPQFFFYRKSMLEKAKVDVPTTLDELLEAAEKLTTSKVKGVFLGNDLTPAINPLLWSAGADTLTADNKPAFHTDAVVAGMKQLRQLFTSGNLLLDAPADYWDPSAINQGLCAIQFCGMWAMPAMQQALGDDLGVFPFPKVGDNGKQSVYNGGWSMFVNAKGKNVDAAKEYVKWLWIDQKQYQEDWATSYGFHIPPRTSIAQSATKLKSGLPAEGVKLFNEFGHFDNIGWTQAMITALTDAFANSVRKNGDPNAALATAEKKVNAELKKLFG, translated from the coding sequence ATGTCGGCATTGAGCAACAGCAACTGGAACCGTCGAAACGTTCTGCAGGCCGCGATGGGCCTGGCCGCCGCCGGCGGGCTGGCCGCGTGCGGCGGGAACACCGGGCGCAGCGGCGGAGGATCGGGCGACGCGCTCACCCAGTACTTCCACGCCTACGGCGAGGCGGGCACGGAGCAGGCCATCAAGCGGTATGCGGCGGCCTACAAGAAGGCCGACGTGAAGACCAACTGGATCACGGGCAGCAACTTCGAGTCCGCGCTCTTCGCGGCCCTGCTCACCAAGAAGGCGCCCGACGTCTTCGAGTTCCACCCGCAGATCCAGATGGTCAAGAGCGGCCAGGTGGCGGACCTGAGCGACATCATCAACCCGGTCAAGGACGACTTCAACCCGGCCGACATCAAGTCGCACACCGTGGACGGGAAGATATACGGCGTCCGCATGATCGACGACCCGCAGTTCTTCTTCTACCGCAAGTCGATGCTGGAGAAGGCCAAGGTCGACGTGCCGACCACCCTCGACGAGCTGCTCGAGGCGGCGGAGAAGCTCACGACCAGCAAGGTCAAGGGCGTCTTCCTCGGCAACGACCTCACCCCGGCCATCAACCCGCTCCTCTGGTCGGCAGGCGCGGACACCCTCACCGCCGACAACAAGCCCGCCTTCCACACGGACGCGGTCGTCGCCGGCATGAAGCAGCTGCGCCAGCTGTTCACCAGCGGCAACCTGCTCCTTGACGCCCCGGCCGACTACTGGGACCCGTCCGCGATCAACCAGGGCCTGTGCGCCATCCAGTTCTGCGGCATGTGGGCGATGCCCGCGATGCAGCAGGCGCTCGGCGACGACCTCGGCGTCTTCCCCTTCCCCAAGGTCGGGGACAACGGCAAGCAGTCGGTCTACAACGGCGGCTGGTCGATGTTCGTCAACGCCAAGGGCAAGAACGTGGACGCGGCCAAGGAATACGTGAAGTGGCTGTGGATCGACCAGAAGCAGTACCAGGAGGACTGGGCCACCTCGTACGGCTTCCACATCCCGCCGCGCACCTCCATCGCCCAGTCCGCCACCAAGCTCAAGTCGGGTCTGCCGGCCGAGGGCGTCAAGCTCTTCAACGAGTTCGGGCACTTCGACAACATCGGCTGGACCCAGGCCATGATCACCGCTCTGACCGACGCGTTCGCCAACAGCGTCCGTAAGAACGGCGACCCGAACGCCGCGCTCGCCACCGCGGAGAAGAAGGTCAACGCCGAGCTCAAGAAGCTCTTCGGATAG